From the Engraulis encrasicolus isolate BLACKSEA-1 chromosome 18, IST_EnEncr_1.0, whole genome shotgun sequence genome, the window CTCTAGCCCCTGTCCTGACCTGCCCTGCCCTTCACATCTGTGCGGTAGCCGTTTCCCCAGAGAGGGGATGTGCACTGCGAAGATCCGTCCACACAGTCCAGGTGAGACCATACAAGTCTGCATACTCTTTAACAGAGGCGGAGATGGAATGTGGTTTTAGAGAGTACAATCATAGGAAAACGTTTGAAATTACctatatttttgtcaaaattggtcataaaacatggtctgatcttcccggaaatcacaagaagaaaCAGAGTcttgctttaactaattccactaattacacttacatgttatcatatttttttattggccataagatgtaaacattcacaggacagcaaggcataagtaagtacgcccttgcattcaataggttttaaacCTCAGTTAGTCGCAATATCCTTAACCAgacgtttcctgtagttgcagatcagatcaACAAAAGAATCTGGATGCATctcgtctccctcttctttacaaaactgcCCCTCTTTAGCAAGGTTTCTTGGATGtatggagtgaatagctttcttgacttcatgccatatcatctcaattgtttttttgttttgttttttgtccagGCTTTGAGTGGCCTATTCATTGTTTTATTGTTATACAgtcattctaaagtcaatttgttTCTAAAATATAGGtgctgctgtcctgtgaatgtttacatcttctggccaataaaaatatgtttGTAAATGTTTGGTTGGAATTAGTTGAAGCAGAGTGGAGCTTCCAGCTATCTGCTCTTACAACCAATAAGATGAAGTGATAAAAAAAACCAAAAGACATTGGTGCACAAAATCACCTTGTGCCGAAAACGCGGTAAGGGAAGAGAAGGTGCTTCAGCTCTTAGTGAGTCATCAGAAGTGATTCACTCCCAGCACCGTGACCTATAATCCATGCATGAAAAATGAGTAATTCACTGCAGTGCACTCGCTGCTCTATATAATACATGCATGAGTTGGTGTGATCACGCCACATGGTCCTCCTGGTAGAAAGGCTTTCCAGATGAGCTCATGCTATGCATAGcacaggaaaaacaaacaaaacaaaaaaccgaCAATGCATTTGACTTCAAACTTGTAGTGGAATCAACACAACAAAATGTGTTCATAACTTCCAACCTCATGGTTTTAATTTTcgatttaatgttttttttttttttttttttttacatttttctgaAAGGAGAGCAAGTCCTTCCACCATTTCATTTGATTGTATGTCATTTATAAGTAATTGCACCTTTCTGACAGATTGCTCAGGTTTTAATGGACAGTTTtgtgtatattttttttttatagtttTTCCATTTTGCTGAAACAATTTTGCAGTTTTCTTGCTGTGGTTATTAAAATATTGAAATTCTCCAAACCATCATTGTACTTCTTTGTGTTTTAAAAAGGTCTGTATTTGTGTTGCATCTGTAGAGTCACAGGACATAATGTTATATCGCGGTTACTCTCAAACATTTGACTAATTTGTGTCCATATAACCTAGTAGGACGACTGCAGAGTTGtagaaagacaaaaacacacaataatatatttttctcacttgATTTACTAAAGCAAACTTACCACAAAAACATACATTTACACAAATAAACAGAATGGGCACAAACTTATAAGTCTTTACGATGTGACTGAATTTCGTCAATGTGACAAAATGACTTGAAGTAAATGTTTGGTTAATTATCTTCTTTAAAATCAGAATGGAGTAAGAAGGGAGTTATTCACTGTCCACTTATTGGCTTGCTTGGTCTTTAGTCGGGATGTCGTCCCACATGGGTTGCTGAATGTGCTCTGGAACCTTTTCTACGGCTGTCTGCAAATGATATGAAGCAATTCCATTAGCTCTGTCACGCTTCTTCTGTCACACTTCTTCTGGTATACATCTTAATAAaacattaattaaaatgtaaatacaggAGAAAAAGATGATAAACTAGAAGCAGTACAAAGCATTACAattataaaaaacaacaacatacaaaCAAATCAACCCACCAACCAACCAGCAAGCAAGATCACCATGAGTGGGCCCCTGAAATAATATAGCCTAGCCAACACCAAGTGTCAACTGAAAAAAAATCATCAGAGAAAGACTGAACAGGACTTACTCTTGTAACCTCCATAGCAACTCCCTCTGGAAGATTCCGCTGGATATACTCCAGATACACCTGGGCTGTGGATCCTGTTATTCGTGACAACTAtcaacaagaaagaaaaagagccCAAGATTACTGAATTACAATTGCATACACACTCTACATTACAGTTTCTGGATTCCAAAcggttatttttctctctctgaatctGTTGACAACATCAATTATTAAAAAGAcacggtagccccttaatgtgcgccgtacctccagtggcacgctgtaatagacattgaaatgtaactaccatagcaccacaatactatgacacaacacaggccctttactaatgcaccacaacttggtcattaccatactggtaacaacaaatttataaagccgcgtcttaaggggttaaacaggaCTCAGTGACCCAAATTCAGCACATTCAGAACATTACCTCTATGCATCTGAAATGAGTCCTCATCTCATATTGAACTCGATGCTTCTTGAAAATGTGCACTGATTTCAGCAATGTTAATCTCTCAATATTTTTAGGTGGCTCATACCTgcaacaaaaataaaattaaattaaaccctgTGGCCCCAAGAATAAGCACATAAAAAGTAAACGCATTCGAAATACAATTGGAATATTCAAAATACAGTTCCTACGGTCAGGGTGATTACCCGGCACATCATAATACAATCCTTTCAATGGACCCATCACACAAGTCCCAAAAACTGACCATGCGCAACCTATAGACTACAATTTGCTGCGGGCAATGTAATGTGATTGGCTGAACAACCAGATTGTAACAAAAATATGATCATCTTGATTACAAGGTTAGTGATGTGGAGTTTTCTTACACATTGCCAATGTCGATGCCCAGCTCTTTCGCAGCCATGGTGGCAAAGAATTCATAGCTGTCAAGAACCGTCTTGTCGTGACTCTTCACTTTGACCTCAATCTTCTGATAAAGGGTATCTGGTTCTTCAGTCACTGTGATCTTGaacaaaatataaaacaaaacTGTATGCATTAGGTACAGATTGAGCAGATCAGTTATTTGCAATGTATGTGTGTTGGCTGCTGCAAGGGAACTTACTGCAGGTGCAGGTGCTTTGAGAAGACAAGCAGTATGGAAACCTGCTGACTTCTGCAAACGACATTTTTGGCTGAAAAGTAGATAAAAATCAATGGATGCATGCACATAGCGGACACTGGAATCCAGAGTGAAATAAGTCTCTTACATCATCGTGATCTGACTTTGCACAATGTCAACTACATTTACAACAGCGATTAAGTGTTTGACTTTGAATTCAATAACAATATAGTGTcctaatatacaatatataaaatatatagtcAATACAAACCTATGAATCGCTTGCCGGCCTTTAGCCCCACAAACGTCACGTAATGTCTGAAATGTACACATGCCAGTAAGTGTCAGTGTAAATCAGAGGAGCAACAACGTGAAAGAGCAACGAAATCGGATTCATTTGAAACAGCAATTAGCTCTctaatgaaaataataaaatgataCAATATTCACTGATCTGAGAGAGGAGATATCTTACCGGGGATGTCCTTAAAAGAGCATTTGCGAAAGCACCTACATTTCTCCCGACCGTAACTATGGAAGTCGCCATGATGGATATCCCAACATGCTATGCGAGCTCGTTCTTTCTTTTTCAGATTCCAACACATCGTTCTCTTTGCTGCTCCCTCT encodes:
- the mrps10 gene encoding small ribosomal subunit protein uS10m gives rise to the protein MATSIVTVGRNVGAFANALLRTSPTLRDVCGAKGRQAIHSQKCRLQKSAGFHTACLLKAPAPAITVTEEPDTLYQKIEVKVKSHDKTVLDSYEFFATMAAKELGIDIGNVYEPPKNIERLTLLKSVHIFKKHRVQYEMRTHFRCIELSRITGSTAQVYLEYIQRNLPEGVAMEVTRTAVEKVPEHIQQPMWDDIPTKDQASQ